One Ranitomeya imitator isolate aRanImi1 chromosome 1, aRanImi1.pri, whole genome shotgun sequence DNA window includes the following coding sequences:
- the LOC138657266 gene encoding homeobox protein not2-like, which yields MQPTPIFPGLGHHLAQAPALPAAIQDQTTPKKAFDIDSLLSREDRPAPRVIVEEPGWQMPPAPHGYSYRAMSYPPVFLCQPAAFPGYVQPQQHYGPLSGGCRCPYPLCSHRGYTSFTNCPIGSLPCKTGSHKLKRIRTVFTPEQLERLEQDFLKQQYMVGTERVDLAASLGLTETQVKVWFQNRRIKWRKQSLEQKNAKLSKFGVFPKETPAIDPTKIEGEEEVDVDQ from the exons ATGCAGCCTACTCCCATCTTCCCAGGACTTGGTCATCACTTGGCTCAGGCTCctgctctgccagcggccattcaggaCCAGACAACACCCAAGAAAGCCTTTGATATTGATTCCCTACTATCCAGGGAGGACAGACCGGCTCCCCGAGTGATTGTGGAGGAACCTGGATGGCAGATGCCCCCTGCACCCCATGGCTACTCCTATAGGGCCATGTCGTACCCTCCAGTATTTCTCTGCCAACCTGCAGCCTTCCCCGGCTATGTTCAGCCTCAGCAGCATTACGGACCACTCAGTGGAGGGTGCAGATGTCCGTACCCCCTGTGCAGCCACAGAG GATATACGTCCTTCACCAACTGTCCAATAGGATCTCTGCCCTGCAAAACAGGATCCCACAAGCTGAAAAGGATTAGGACGGTCTTCACTCCAGAACAGCTGGAAAGGCTGGAGCAAGACTTCCTAAAGCAGCAGTACATGGTGGGGACAGAACGAGTGGACCTGGCTGCCTCGCTTGGCCTCACGGAAACCCAG GTGAAGGTCTGGTTCCAGAACCGAAGGATAAAGTGGAGAAAGCAAAGTCTGGAACAAAAAAATGCCAAGCTGTCAAAATTTGGAGTTTTTCCCAAAGAAACACCAGCCATAGACCCCACCAAGATTGAAGGAGAGGAGGAGGTGGATGTGGATCAGTAG